In Pseudomonas fakonensis, one DNA window encodes the following:
- the cqsA gene encoding alpha-hydroxyketone-type quorum-sensing autoinducer synthase — translation MTQVSIPTGNHDAYHPHAHTPDLPTFVSHRIARFVDDRFNQLWGGRHLLHGSPPPPDALMLSSNDYLRLTQNPAWLATQTAGHEANQQLLMSPVFHDEHSPTRQLETRLAHYAQTPDGILCQSGWAANTGMLQAIANENTPVYLDQLAHMSLWYGARAAGAPVVVFRHNDAEHLSGQLARHGPGIITVDAIYSTNGSLCQLPHIADACAQSGCVLVVDESHSLGVFGHKGAGLVSELGLHGQVHFITASLAKAFAWRAGFIGCPKGFKDYFMMASYPTCFSSVLLDLDLACIGQALSLIECADDQRRRLGQATLAVRQALKDAKVPVSPGSQQIVALEGGSEARTMALRDALEQRGVFGSVFCAPATAVRHALVRLSLHSELDEQQVQRLIEGCISASRNL, via the coding sequence ATCACCCAGGTATCCATCCCCACGGGCAATCACGATGCCTACCACCCACACGCCCACACACCCGACTTGCCAACTTTCGTCAGCCATCGCATCGCGCGCTTCGTCGATGATCGTTTCAACCAGCTGTGGGGCGGCCGGCATCTGCTGCACGGCTCACCACCCCCACCCGACGCCCTGATGCTGTCAAGCAACGACTACCTGCGCCTCACCCAGAACCCAGCCTGGCTCGCAACACAAACAGCGGGCCACGAAGCCAACCAGCAACTACTCATGTCCCCCGTCTTTCACGACGAACACAGCCCCACCCGCCAACTGGAAACCAGGCTTGCCCACTATGCCCAGACGCCCGACGGCATCCTCTGCCAGTCAGGTTGGGCCGCCAACACAGGCATGCTGCAGGCCATCGCCAACGAAAACACACCGGTGTACCTGGACCAACTGGCCCATATGTCGCTTTGGTACGGCGCACGCGCAGCAGGCGCACCTGTCGTGGTGTTTCGTCACAACGATGCCGAACACCTGAGCGGGCAACTGGCACGCCACGGGCCAGGCATCATCACGGTGGACGCCATCTACAGCACCAATGGCTCACTCTGCCAATTGCCACACATCGCCGACGCCTGCGCGCAATCAGGCTGCGTACTGGTGGTCGACGAATCCCACTCGCTCGGCGTGTTCGGCCACAAGGGCGCAGGCCTTGTCAGCGAACTGGGGCTGCACGGGCAAGTGCACTTCATCACCGCAAGCCTGGCCAAGGCATTTGCCTGGCGCGCAGGGTTCATCGGCTGCCCGAAGGGGTTCAAGGACTACTTCATGATGGCGTCCTACCCGACCTGCTTCAGCTCTGTCCTGCTTGACCTGGACCTTGCCTGCATCGGGCAGGCGTTGAGCCTGATCGAATGCGCCGATGACCAACGCAGACGGCTTGGCCAGGCCACCCTCGCAGTCAGGCAGGCGTTGAAAGACGCCAAGGTGCCGGTGTCGCCCGGCAGCCAGCAGATCGTCGCGCTGGAAGGCGGGAGCGAGGCCAGGACCATGGCCCTGCGCGATGCACTGGAACAGCGCGGGGTCTTCGGTTCGGTGTTCTGCGCCCCAGCCACCGCAGTCCGCCACGCGCTGGTACGCCTGTCGCTGCACAGCGAACTGGACGAGCAACAGGTGCAACGCCTGATCGAAGGCTGCATCAGCGCCAGCCGCAACCTTTAG
- a CDS encoding IS5 family transposase (programmed frameshift) — protein sequence MAKRYELSDEAWAVVADLFTAAHVRDRPRNSDRLMLDGVLWVLCSGAAWRDMPERFGSWATVYHRFRVWRNRGTFDQMLRRLHLKLNDKGLIAPHTWMIDSTAVRATRASSGARKKGGPDEPADHALGRSRGGLTTKIHMLCDANGIPLRFLLSGCQASDISYAQPLLDRVSIPTSQRGRPRKRCKWLLADKGYDAEALRRYCDRYRMQPVIPLRSMKRKPKPGLPRLFDRPKYRQRNIIERMFGWLKENRRIVTRFDKLAKSYAAMVSLACVMQCMRRYFSDRA from the exons ATGGCAAAGCGTTATGAACTCTCGGATGAAGCGTGGGCAGTGGTCGCCGATCTGTTTACAGCAGCGCACGTCAGGGACAGGCCCCGCAATAGTGATCGCTTGATGCTCGATGGTGTGCTCTGGGTTCTCTGCTCGGGAGCAGCCTGGCGAGATATGCCTGAGCGCTTCGGGTCTTGGGCTACGGTCTATCACCGCTTCCGAGTCTGGCGAAACCGCGGAACATTCGATCAGATGCTCAGACGATTGCACCTCAAACTCAATGACAAAGGCTTGATCGCCCCCCACACCTGGATGATCGACTCCACTGCTGTTCGAGCAACCCGTGCTTCATCTGGAGCACGGAAAAAAG GGGGGCCTGACGAGCCTGCCGATCACGCTCTAGGCCGCAGTCGCGGCGGCCTGACAACCAAAATCCATATGCTATGCGACGCCAACGGGATACCGCTGCGCTTCCTTCTCTCTGGCTGCCAAGCCAGTGACATCAGTTACGCCCAACCCTTGCTTGATAGGGTCAGCATCCCGACAAGCCAGCGTGGCCGTCCACGCAAACGATGCAAATGGTTGCTGGCCGACAAGGGCTACGACGCCGAGGCCTTGCGCCGTTACTGCGACCGCTATCGGATGCAGCCGGTCATACCGCTCCGCTCAATGAAGCGCAAGCCCAAGCCCGGCTTGCCGAGGCTGTTTGATCGCCCCAAATATCGACAGCGCAACATCATCGAGCGCATGTTCGGCTGGCTAAAAGAGAACCGCCGAATCGTCACGCGCTTCGACAAGCTCGCAAAAAGTTATGCCGCAATGGTCTCGCTGGCCTGTGTCATGCAGTGTATGCGACGGTATTTTTCAGACAGAGCATAG
- a CDS encoding DUF58 domain-containing protein, with protein sequence MPTSQLAEPGIRIGLSELIDMRHRVREIQLFSRPGQRSPLVGLHHSKLRGRGVDFDQVRVYQAGDDVRNIDWRVTARTQEPHTKLFHEERERPIFIMVEQSQRLFFGSGLMFKSVLAAQAAALFGWAALGHNDRIGGLVFGDNENHEIKPRRSKQSLLQLLNRLARINQALHTEATPQPDSLGLALRRAREVLRPGSLAIVICDERALSASVEQHLAMLSRHCDVLLLPVSDPLDHALPAAGLLRFAQRGAQLELDTLDASLRQAYREQAEARIERWELLAQKLRVVLMPLSTQSEMIEQLREYLNAQRPRSGQ encoded by the coding sequence ATGCCCACCTCACAGCTGGCCGAACCCGGTATCCGCATCGGCCTGTCCGAACTGATCGACATGCGTCACCGCGTGCGCGAGATCCAGCTGTTCTCGCGGCCCGGCCAGCGCAGCCCGTTGGTGGGCCTGCACCACTCCAAGCTGCGCGGGCGCGGCGTCGACTTCGATCAGGTGCGCGTGTACCAGGCCGGCGACGATGTGCGCAACATCGACTGGCGCGTCACCGCGCGTACCCAGGAGCCCCACACCAAGCTGTTCCACGAAGAACGCGAACGGCCGATCTTCATCATGGTCGAGCAGAGCCAGCGGCTGTTCTTCGGCTCGGGGCTGATGTTCAAGTCGGTGCTGGCGGCCCAGGCCGCTGCGCTGTTCGGCTGGGCGGCGCTGGGCCACAACGACCGCATTGGCGGGCTGGTGTTCGGCGACAACGAAAACCACGAAATCAAGCCCAGGCGCAGCAAGCAGAGCCTGCTGCAACTGCTCAACCGCCTGGCGCGGATCAACCAGGCCCTGCACACCGAGGCCACGCCGCAACCCGACAGCCTCGGCCTTGCCCTGCGCCGGGCGCGCGAGGTGCTGCGCCCCGGCAGCCTGGCCATCGTCATTTGTGATGAACGTGCGCTCAGCGCCAGCGTCGAGCAGCACCTGGCCATGCTTTCGCGCCATTGCGACGTGCTGCTGCTGCCGGTCAGCGACCCCCTCGACCACGCCCTGCCCGCCGCCGGCCTGCTGCGCTTCGCCCAGCGTGGCGCACAACTGGAGCTCGATACCCTCGACGCCAGCTTGCGCCAGGCCTACCGCGAACAGGCCGAGGCGCGCATCGAGCGCTGGGAACTGCTGGCGCAGAAACTGCGGGTGGTGCTGATGCCGCTGAGCACCCAAAGCGAAATGATCGAGCAACTGCGCGAATACCTGAACGCCCAGCGGCCACGGAGCGGCCAATGA
- a CDS encoding DUF4381 domain-containing protein translates to MNPLDQLQPLIAPPAIGLWPPAPGWWLLLALLPLLGYAGWRLRKWRPGKRKVVRAELPLDPVRIEALAELARLPRPYDGAPAGAWLQQINALLKRLCRNHYPGANSHTLNGRQWLAFLDNRCPAAGLTRWMVLVEGAYKPECKLDDKAIVGLAQAVETWIRKHV, encoded by the coding sequence ATGAACCCGCTCGACCAGTTGCAGCCGCTGATCGCCCCGCCGGCCATCGGCCTGTGGCCGCCAGCCCCGGGCTGGTGGCTGCTGCTCGCCCTGTTGCCGCTGCTCGGCTACGCCGGCTGGCGCCTGCGCAAATGGCGCCCCGGCAAGCGCAAGGTAGTGCGCGCAGAACTTCCCCTGGACCCAGTGCGCATCGAAGCCCTGGCCGAACTCGCCCGCCTGCCGCGCCCCTACGACGGCGCCCCGGCCGGGGCCTGGCTGCAGCAAATCAATGCGCTGCTCAAACGCCTGTGCCGCAACCATTACCCCGGGGCCAACAGCCATACCCTCAACGGCCGCCAGTGGCTGGCGTTTCTCGACAATCGCTGCCCGGCCGCAGGCCTGACTCGCTGGATGGTACTGGTCGAAGGCGCCTACAAGCCCGAGTGCAAACTCGATGACAAAGCCATCGTCGGGCTCGCCCAGGCGGTGGAAACCTGGATTCGCAAGCATGTTTGA
- a CDS encoding AAA family ATPase — MEHREALIALRTFLSSQILGQEKLVERLLIVLLADGHMLVEGAPGLAKTKAIKELAEGIEAQFHRIQFTPDLLPADITGTEIYRPETGSFVFQQGPIFHNLVLADEINRAPAKVQSALLEAMAERQVSVGRSTYELSPLFLVMATQNPIEQEGTYPLPEAQLDRFLMHVKIGFPDAAVERRILLQARGEALGGEVKPERRVSQQAIFAARKEILGLYMADAVEEYLVQLVMATRTPAKFDSELADWIAYGASPRGSIALDRCARAHAWLAGRDFVSPEDIQAVLFDVLRHRVILSFEAEAAGVDQDRVVQRILDVVAVA; from the coding sequence ATGGAACATCGTGAAGCGCTGATCGCGCTGCGCACCTTTCTCTCCTCCCAGATTCTCGGCCAGGAAAAACTGGTCGAGCGCCTGCTGATCGTGCTGCTGGCCGACGGCCACATGCTGGTGGAGGGTGCGCCGGGCCTGGCCAAGACCAAGGCCATCAAAGAGCTGGCCGAAGGCATCGAGGCGCAGTTCCACCGCATCCAGTTCACCCCGGACCTGCTGCCGGCCGACATCACCGGCACCGAAATCTACCGCCCCGAAACCGGCAGCTTCGTGTTCCAGCAAGGGCCGATCTTCCACAACCTGGTGCTGGCCGACGAAATCAACCGCGCCCCGGCCAAGGTGCAATCGGCGCTGCTCGAAGCCATGGCCGAGCGCCAGGTCAGCGTCGGGCGCAGCACCTACGAGCTGTCGCCGCTGTTTCTGGTGATGGCCACGCAAAACCCCATCGAACAGGAAGGCACCTACCCGCTGCCCGAAGCCCAGCTCGACCGCTTTCTGATGCACGTGAAAATCGGCTTCCCCGATGCCGCGGTCGAGCGGCGCATCCTGCTGCAGGCCCGCGGCGAGGCGCTGGGCGGCGAGGTCAAGCCCGAGCGACGGGTCAGCCAGCAGGCGATCTTCGCCGCGCGCAAGGAAATCCTCGGCCTGTACATGGCCGATGCGGTGGAGGAATACCTGGTGCAACTGGTAATGGCCACCCGCACCCCAGCCAAGTTCGACAGCGAGCTGGCCGACTGGATCGCCTACGGCGCAAGCCCGCGCGGCTCGATCGCCCTCGACCGCTGCGCCCGCGCCCACGCCTGGCTGGCCGGGCGCGACTTCGTCAGCCCCGAGGATATCCAGGCGGTGCTGTTCGACGTGCTGCGCCACCGCGTCATCCTCTCGTTCGAGGCCGAGGCCGCCGGGGTCGACCAGGACCGTGTGGTGCAGCGCATCCTCGACGTGGTCGCCGTGGCCTGA
- a CDS encoding vWA domain-containing protein produces the protein MFELAWPWLFALAPLPWLARLLLPAADSGEPVLKVGFLDELEGLAGRRARLNLPTWRQQAPFVLIWLLLLLAAARPQWLGDPVPVSASGRDLLVAVDVSGSMDFPDMQWQNDEISRLDLVKALMGDFLQDRQGDRVGLILFGSQAYLQAPLTFDRRTVRTFLDEAQIGIAGKNTAIGDAIGLAVKRLRQRPAQSRVLILITDGANNGGQIHPLTAARLAAQEGVRIYAIGIGANPEASGTPGLLGLNPSLDLDEASLKEIADITHGAYFRAHDGAELNAIGDTLDQLEPVAQQPTQARTAKELYAWPLALALLLSVLLVVAVQWPDNLLQRLLRKPRFLQPHPEWRQRLKRLRLRRRR, from the coding sequence ATGTTTGAACTGGCCTGGCCCTGGTTGTTCGCCCTGGCGCCGCTGCCCTGGCTGGCGCGCCTGCTGCTGCCTGCCGCCGACAGCGGCGAGCCGGTGCTCAAGGTGGGCTTTCTTGACGAGCTCGAAGGCCTGGCCGGGCGCCGCGCGCGGCTGAACCTGCCAACCTGGCGCCAGCAGGCACCGTTCGTGCTGATCTGGCTGCTGCTGTTGCTGGCTGCGGCCCGCCCGCAATGGCTGGGCGACCCGGTGCCGGTGTCGGCCAGCGGGCGCGACCTGTTGGTGGCGGTGGATGTGTCCGGCTCCATGGACTTCCCCGACATGCAGTGGCAGAACGACGAAATCAGCCGCCTTGACCTGGTCAAGGCGTTGATGGGCGACTTTCTTCAGGATCGCCAGGGCGACCGTGTCGGCCTGATCCTGTTCGGCAGCCAGGCTTACTTGCAAGCCCCGCTGACCTTCGACCGGCGCACCGTGCGCACTTTCCTCGACGAGGCGCAGATCGGCATCGCCGGCAAGAACACCGCCATCGGCGACGCCATTGGCCTTGCCGTCAAGCGCCTGCGCCAGCGCCCGGCACAAAGCCGGGTGCTGATCCTGATCACCGACGGCGCCAACAACGGCGGGCAGATCCACCCGCTGACCGCCGCCCGCCTGGCCGCGCAGGAAGGCGTGCGCATCTATGCCATCGGCATCGGTGCCAACCCCGAGGCCAGCGGCACCCCGGGCCTGCTCGGGCTGAACCCGAGCCTGGACCTGGACGAAGCCTCGCTCAAGGAGATCGCCGACATCACCCACGGCGCCTACTTCCGCGCCCATGACGGCGCCGAGCTCAACGCCATCGGCGATACCCTTGACCAGTTGGAACCGGTAGCCCAGCAACCCACACAGGCGCGCACCGCCAAAGAGCTGTATGCCTGGCCGCTGGCCCTGGCGCTGCTGCTCAGCGTGCTGCTGGTGGTGGCCGTGCAATGGCCGGACAACCTGCTGCAACGCCTGCTGCGCAAGCCGCGCTTTCTGCAGCCCCACCCGGAATGGCGCCAGCGCCTCAAGCGCCTGCGCCTGAGGAGGCGGCGATGA